One part of the Glycine soja cultivar W05 chromosome 11, ASM419377v2, whole genome shotgun sequence genome encodes these proteins:
- the LOC114374325 gene encoding 2-oxoglutarate-Fe(II) type oxidoreductase hxnY-like, giving the protein MNLPIIDLSSPDPLSTAISIRQACIEYGFFYLVNHGVENDLVKAFDESKRFFSLPPGEKMKLARKEFRGYTPQDPTLGLHGDSKESYYIGPMADSASVKLNQWPSEELLENWRPSIEAIYWKLFEAGKKLYSLIALSLNMDEDFFDKIGAVDKPSAFLRLLRYPGEMGPHQEICSAHSDTGALTLLMTDGVPGLQICRDKLKEPRVWEDVPYMEGAFIVNIGDLMERWTNCLYRSTMHRVKRTGKERYSMAFFLDPHPDCVVECLKSCCSESCPPRFTPIRSGDYMDEILSNTPV; this is encoded by the exons atgaatCTCCCTATCATAGATCTGTCCTCACCTGatcctctttccactgccatttCCATCCGTCAG GCGTGCATTGAGTATGGTTTCTTTTACCTTGTGAACCATGGCGTGGAGAATGACTTGGTCAAAGCCTTTGATGAGAGTAAGAGGTTCTTCTCACTTCCAccaggagagaaaatgaagttGGCCCGCAAGGAATTTAGAGGTTATACTCCTCAGGATCCTACTTTAGGCCTCCatg GTGATTCAAAAGAGAGCTATTATATTGGTCCTATGGCGGATTCAGCAAGTGTTAAGCTGAATCAATGGCCTTCGGAAG AATTACTTGAAAATTGGAGACCATCAATAGAAGCCATCTACTGGAAACTCTT TGAAGCTGGAAAAAAGTTGTATTCTCTAATTGCACTTTCCTTGAATATGGATGAAGATTTCTTTGATAAGATAGGTGCCGTGGACAAACCATCAGCTTTTCTTCGCCTTTTGCGCTATCCAG GTGAAATGGGACCTCACCAAGAGATATGCTCTGCTCATTCAGATACTGGCGCGCTCACCCTCCTAATGACTGATGGAGTCCCAGGACTACAG ATCTGTCGGGACAAGTTAAAGGAACCACGGGTCTGGGAGGATGTGCCTTACATGGAGGG GGCCTTTATTGTGAACATCGGAGACTTGATGGAGAGGTGGACTAATTGTTTATACCG GTCAACAATGCACCGGGTTAAACGAACTGGAAAAGAACGCTATTCG ATGGCATTCTTCTTAGACCCTCATCCAGACTGTGTGGTGGAATGCCTCAAAAGTTGTTGTAgcgaatcatgtcctccaag ATTCACTCCAATCCGAAGTGGAGACTACATGGATGAAATTTTAAGCAACACACCAGTCTGA